GGGAAATTTGAACATGATGAGGTTCAGGGGGTTGCCTACGATCCTGCCCGCGAGATTATCTATGCCGTTGATCAGGGGAACTATCGCATCAATCGATTCAGGAAGAATGGGGATCCGTTAAGCCCTCTCTCCCTTGCTGCTTTAAATGCCTATAAACCGGCCTCAGCCCCTTTTGATGCCCCACAGGGGCTTACATTGGACCATGGCGGAAATCTTTACGTCTCATTTTTAGGATGGGGGAAGGTTTTGAAGATGAATCCGGAGGGGATGGTTGATGGTCTATTTGCAAAGGGAGCAGAGACTCAACCCGCGCTTCTTAAGGAACCGGAGTCCCTTGCCTTGAGCCCTGATGGGAGGAGGCTCTTTGTTGCGAATGAAAAGAGGGGACGCATTGAGGTCGTCGATTCAACAACAGGCCAGATTATGGGAACAGTTGGCGAAGGGGTTTTCCAGGCCAGTGTCGAAGGGCTTCAGGTTCGAGGAAAATATCTCTACGCAGTGGATGAAGGGTTTGAGGATGTGACAGAAGGAAAGGGAGTCCAACCGCGGAGCCGCATTGTTATTTTTGATATTTCTAATCCTGAAAATCCTGGACGAACCCCATTGATCGGATCGTTTGGGAGCTACGGTTCGGGGGCAGGTCAGTTCAAAAGCCCCGATGGACTTGCGATCAGCGCCGATGGGAAGCGACTCGCCGTTGCCGATCAAGGCAACAGACGGGTCATCGTCTTCGACCTCACAGAACTCCAACAGATCATCGAATAGATTTTTATTCTAACGCGAAGGATCGAGGATAATTTTCAGTGAGTCCTTCGCATTCACCACGAGATCAAACCCTTTTTGAGTTTCAGAGAGGCCAAGTCGATGGGAGATGAACTCCTTGGCGCGAATCTTCCCGCTTTGGATCAGATCCAGTGAGAGACGATGATCTTCGGGGCTTGCGGCGTAGGAACT
This genomic window from Deltaproteobacteria bacterium contains:
- a CDS encoding NHL repeat-containing protein, which encodes MANTIDCSCKGTVPFIADVQYRPFAHLAGPVQAVFSLRQLVIGNHDRFAVPGLWRPEVAAYSAGGCGCPSEDLPAGGSVRPIWDGEVPVTFDSAPNAGHAAMTCEDDIDLSTLKASLKYQTIPVGVEVDALAFLPNGNLLVTDPKGFKVDRYVESMNGGWFVAETLGKRGTGLGEFDGKFEHDEVQGVAYDPAREIIYAVDQGNYRINRFRKNGDPLSPLSLAALNAYKPASAPFDAPQGLTLDHGGNLYVSFLGWGKVLKMNPEGMVDGLFAKGAETQPALLKEPESLALSPDGRRLFVANEKRGRIEVVDSTTGQIMGTVGEGVFQASVEGLQVRGKYLYAVDEGFEDVTEGKGVQPRSRIVIFDISNPENPGRTPLIGSFGSYGSGAGQFKSPDGLAISADGKRLAVADQGNRRVIVFDLTELQQIIE